Proteins encoded together in one Campylobacter concisus window:
- the folD gene encoding bifunctional methylenetetrahydrofolate dehydrogenase/methenyltetrahydrofolate cyclohydrolase FolD gives MKILDGKAVSLKVKESVKVRAEELKKFGVEPTLAVILVGEDKASQTYVRAKEKACNEYGIKSVAHRLSENTTQAELLALINVLNLDDSIHGILVQLPLPKHIDTNTVLATIDPAKDVDGFHAVNVGKLVSGLDGFVPCTPLGVMEILKEYSIDVAGLNAVVIGRSNIVGKPMANLLLNASATVTVTHSKTKNLKEICKNTDLIVAAIGKPFFLKADMVKDGAVVVDVGINRLDDGRLVGDVDFNEVAPKCSYITPVPGGVGPMTIAMLLNNTILAAQAKIDSHKRA, from the coding sequence ATGAAAATTTTAGACGGCAAAGCCGTATCTTTAAAGGTCAAAGAAAGCGTAAAAGTAAGAGCTGAAGAACTAAAAAAATTTGGCGTAGAGCCAACCCTAGCTGTCATCTTAGTAGGCGAAGATAAAGCATCTCAGACATACGTTAGAGCCAAAGAAAAAGCCTGCAACGAATACGGCATAAAAAGCGTAGCTCACCGTCTAAGCGAAAATACAACTCAAGCAGAGCTTCTAGCACTTATAAATGTGCTAAATTTAGACGATAGTATCCATGGAATTTTAGTACAGTTGCCACTTCCAAAACATATAGATACAAACACCGTTTTAGCAACGATCGATCCAGCAAAAGACGTAGATGGCTTTCACGCTGTAAATGTTGGCAAACTTGTTAGTGGGCTAGATGGCTTTGTGCCTTGCACACCGCTTGGCGTGATGGAAATTTTAAAAGAGTATAGCATTGATGTGGCTGGACTAAACGCGGTGGTGATCGGTAGAAGTAATATCGTTGGCAAGCCTATGGCAAATTTGCTTTTAAACGCCTCAGCAACCGTTACCGTGACTCACAGCAAGACTAAAAATTTAAAAGAAATTTGTAAAAATACTGACCTCATCGTCGCAGCCATTGGCAAGCCATTTTTCTTAAAGGCGGACATGGTAAAAGATGGCGCAGTAGTCGTTGATGTGGGCATAAACAGACTTGATGATGGCAGACTTGTGGGCGATGTGGATTTTAATGAAGTCGCACCAAAATGCTCATACATCACACCAGTTCCTGGGGGCGTTGGTCCGATGACGATTGCGATGCTTTTAAATAATACAATCCTTGCAGCCCAAGCCAAGATAGATAGCCACAAAAGAGCGTAA
- the hemL gene encoding glutamate-1-semialdehyde 2,1-aminomutase, translating to MTNKEAFSEAKKYIPGGVNSPVRAFGSVGGEPVMIDHARGAYIYDVEGKKYLDFIQSWGPLIFGHCDKDIEEAIISAVKQGVSYGAASPKETALAKLICDEFKQIDKIRFVSSGTEATMSAIRVARGYAKKDGLIKFEGCYHGHSDALLIKAGSGATTYGNASSSGVPQDVVKNTFLAIYNDIESVKAIFENNKDKIGVVIIEPIAGNMGLVPADKKFLEELRALCDKFGAVLILDEVMSGFRASRFGSYPFHEVDADLITFGKVIGGGMNVAAFGGKAEIMDCLSPDGAVYQAGTLSGNPVAMSAGIAAISKINSDPNLYARLEKLALKLMAGFKEAAKSAGITIQTDVRGSMFGYFFTDHVVKNYDDALKSDTKLFAKFHQAMLKRGIYLAPSQFETGFVCDAMSEADIDLAVSAAKEAFLEIKA from the coding sequence ATGACAAATAAAGAGGCATTTAGCGAAGCCAAAAAATATATCCCAGGCGGCGTAAATTCGCCAGTACGTGCATTTGGAAGTGTTGGTGGTGAGCCTGTAATGATCGATCACGCTAGGGGTGCTTATATCTATGATGTCGAGGGCAAAAAGTATCTTGACTTTATCCAAAGCTGGGGACCGCTCATATTTGGCCACTGCGACAAAGATATCGAAGAGGCGATCATCTCTGCTGTAAAACAAGGCGTATCTTACGGCGCGGCATCTCCAAAAGAGACCGCTCTAGCAAAGCTAATATGCGATGAGTTTAAACAAATAGATAAAATTCGCTTCGTAAGCTCTGGCACAGAGGCCACTATGAGCGCGATAAGAGTGGCTAGAGGATATGCCAAAAAAGATGGTCTAATAAAATTTGAAGGCTGCTACCACGGACACAGCGACGCACTTCTTATCAAAGCAGGAAGCGGTGCAACGACATACGGCAACGCTTCAAGCAGCGGCGTACCACAAGACGTTGTGAAAAACACTTTTTTAGCTATCTACAACGACATCGAGAGCGTAAAAGCTATCTTTGAAAATAATAAAGACAAAATAGGCGTCGTCATAATCGAGCCAATTGCAGGAAATATGGGGCTTGTGCCAGCTGATAAGAAATTTTTAGAGGAGCTTAGAGCGCTTTGCGATAAATTTGGCGCTGTGCTTATCCTTGATGAGGTTATGAGCGGTTTTAGAGCTTCTCGCTTTGGCTCATATCCATTTCACGAGGTGGACGCTGATCTCATCACATTTGGCAAGGTTATAGGCGGAGGCATGAACGTCGCTGCATTTGGTGGCAAGGCCGAGATAATGGACTGCTTAAGTCCTGATGGCGCTGTCTATCAAGCAGGCACTTTAAGTGGCAACCCAGTAGCGATGAGTGCTGGCATAGCGGCGATTTCAAAGATAAATAGTGATCCAAATTTATACGCTAGGCTTGAAAAGCTTGCCCTAAAACTAATGGCTGGCTTTAAAGAGGCTGCAAAGAGTGCTGGTATTACTATCCAAACTGATGTTCGTGGCTCGATGTTTGGCTACTTTTTTACAGATCACGTGGTAAAAAACTACGACGATGCGCTAAAGAGTGACACAAAACTCTTTGCTAAATTTCACCAAGCGATGCTTAAGCGTGGAATTTATCTTGCACCTAGCCAGTTTGAAACTGGATTTGTCTGCGATGCGATGAGTGAAGCTGATATTGATCTAGCGGTAAGTGCAGCTAAAGAGGCATTTTTGGAGATAAAAGCCTAA
- a CDS encoding AtpZ/AtpI family protein, producing MAKFKIKDIVVGAEQLSLGVSIVVAILLGTGLGYFVKKATNFTPALWIGFAIGIAAAILNVYKAYKAQIKSLDELKDESRYKGYTKDDDEDD from the coding sequence ATGGCAAAATTTAAGATAAAAGATATCGTAGTAGGTGCTGAGCAGCTAAGTCTTGGCGTTTCAATCGTAGTTGCGATCTTGCTTGGCACTGGGCTTGGGTATTTTGTAAAAAAGGCTACAAATTTCACGCCAGCCCTTTGGATAGGCTTTGCTATTGGCATCGCAGCTGCTATTTTAAATGTCTATAAAGCTTACAAAGCGCAGATAAAAAGCCTAGATGAGCTAAAAGATGAAAGCAGATACAAAGGCTATACAAAAGACGATGATGAGGACGATTAG
- a CDS encoding MFS transporter, with amino-acid sequence MASSFRIIRSMGPLFLGMSLLFIGNGLVIASCSALLKQNGVGELEIGLINTGFFVGALISTITAHRVISTTGHIRAFAIFSAIFAVSAMLHAVNQNLVFWAILRAFLGYCYYALLMVIESWLNAKIPNKIRSRVIAFYEGVFYTSFGLGILILALDLKTFEIFIISAAFIMLSSIPLNLIRINQPQIPERQPINIPKIFGIVPLALVGALIAGLAINGFFSMASLFVLLQGYGTKEASFFMTVAMIGGFLAQVFIGSFSDRYGRRPAILLCSSVALISAVLFLLNGKNLTIEYLLSFFFGAGIFCTYGLSLARANDEITDKTKSVQVARALLFSYSLASLFSPLLMSYAMKIFGAFGFIYVYLVLFAGLILFALTQKTIPQHMRKEYNDRLVARTAGIATIEQNGNFADRKNKK; translated from the coding sequence ATGGCAAGTAGCTTTAGGATCATCCGCTCGATGGGACCGCTATTTTTGGGCATGAGTTTGCTTTTTATCGGAAATGGCCTAGTCATCGCATCTTGCAGCGCACTTCTTAAGCAAAATGGAGTGGGCGAGCTAGAGATTGGATTAATCAATACAGGCTTTTTTGTGGGTGCGTTAATTAGCACCATTACAGCTCACAGAGTCATCTCAACTACTGGTCACATTAGAGCCTTTGCCATCTTTTCAGCCATTTTTGCAGTCTCAGCTATGCTTCATGCGGTAAATCAAAATTTAGTATTCTGGGCGATCTTGCGTGCATTTTTGGGATATTGCTACTACGCGCTTTTGATGGTTATAGAAAGCTGGCTAAATGCAAAAATTCCAAACAAAATAAGATCTCGCGTGATAGCCTTTTATGAAGGCGTTTTTTACACAAGTTTTGGACTTGGCATTTTGATCTTAGCGCTTGATCTTAAAACCTTTGAAATTTTCATCATAAGCGCAGCTTTTATCATGCTCTCAAGCATTCCATTAAATTTGATCCGTATAAATCAGCCTCAAATCCCAGAGCGTCAGCCCATAAATATCCCAAAAATTTTTGGTATCGTCCCGCTCGCTCTTGTTGGTGCGCTCATTGCAGGCTTAGCAATAAACGGCTTTTTTTCGATGGCAAGCCTTTTTGTCTTGCTTCAAGGATACGGCACAAAAGAGGCGTCATTTTTTATGACGGTTGCGATGATCGGAGGCTTTTTAGCTCAAGTTTTTATCGGTAGTTTCTCTGATAGATATGGCAGAAGGCCAGCTATTTTGCTTTGTAGCAGTGTGGCTTTAATAAGTGCGGTTTTGTTTTTACTAAATGGCAAAAATTTAACGATTGAATATCTGCTTTCATTCTTTTTTGGGGCTGGAATTTTTTGCACCTATGGACTTTCTCTGGCTAGGGCAAATGACGAGATCACAGATAAAACAAAGAGTGTGCAAGTCGCACGTGCTTTGCTATTTAGCTACTCTTTGGCTTCGCTTTTCTCACCGCTTCTTATGAGCTATGCGATGAAAATTTTTGGAGCATTTGGCTTTATCTATGTTTATTTGGTGCTTTTTGCTGGACTTATTTTATTTGCACTAACGCAAAAGACAATACCACAGCACATGAGAAAAGAGTACAACGACAGACTCGTTGCGAGAACGGCTGGCATAGCTACTATTGAGCAAAATGGAAATTTTGCCGATAGAAAAAATAAAAAGTAA
- a CDS encoding flagellar hook-length control protein FliK, whose translation MNISNTSVQTGQNTTQNVPVRKNEGSLFKNQPSVQTPNEQSISETLDNVGKLVARVLDDLKSASSLSKAEQILSQAKDTKIAPNLASELSDLAKSLEAEATQNENSEIKNLALKLKEFLKPIADLKAGSLNDQIKNSGVMLEANLKDALSPEKLPNSVQKLLSDIKNLSSGNLLNQILTLNDEKLDNQNSFSKLASILEKASNDAKNILDNSNIKTLLKDVDKLDNVVKFLDKNFSKDQNGELVKNQIGKMQNFISNLSEKVAILANEKLNQNFGFSQNHKELKTILDSIKNDLKTLNNIGDEAGLVKAFNEMSDVSKDGSLQDKLQSAARRLAHSLSLADAKASLAKNELSESKALLKQLNLATNDINNIATKNSSEISKVLSQDIKSTLLNISEKSQNPQSVNAANKMISQIEMHQMISSLQGGIQTYMPYIWDGVEGGNIAFKQGKKDKFYAQIDLNFKKFGQINVMVGLIDKRYIDLSVATQTNEFKELILSNSSELKQAISKLGLIVSNFNIKTLSKVKLNDRFKKFGGLDVGFDKKI comes from the coding sequence TTGAATATATCAAACACTTCGGTTCAGACCGGACAAAATACTACTCAAAATGTGCCAGTTCGTAAAAATGAAGGCTCGCTTTTTAAAAATCAGCCAAGCGTACAAACGCCTAATGAGCAGAGTATTTCAGAGACACTTGATAATGTTGGAAAACTCGTTGCAAGAGTGCTTGATGATCTAAAAAGTGCTTCAAGTCTTAGTAAGGCTGAACAAATTTTATCTCAGGCAAAAGACACGAAAATAGCTCCAAATTTAGCCAGCGAGCTATCAGACCTTGCAAAAAGCTTAGAAGCAGAAGCAACGCAAAATGAAAATAGTGAGATAAAAAATCTTGCTTTAAAACTAAAAGAATTTCTAAAACCAATAGCCGATCTAAAAGCTGGCTCACTAAATGATCAGATCAAAAACTCAGGCGTAATGCTTGAAGCAAATTTAAAAGACGCACTTAGCCCAGAGAAGCTTCCAAACTCGGTTCAGAAGCTACTAAGCGATATAAAAAATCTCTCAAGCGGGAATTTGCTAAATCAAATTTTAACCCTAAATGATGAAAAATTAGACAATCAAAACTCTTTTTCAAAGCTTGCTTCTATACTTGAAAAAGCGAGCAATGATGCAAAAAACATCCTTGATAACTCAAACATAAAAACCCTTTTAAAAGATGTTGATAAGCTTGATAATGTGGTTAAATTTTTAGATAAAAATTTTTCAAAAGATCAAAATGGCGAGCTAGTAAAAAATCAAATAGGCAAAATGCAAAATTTTATCTCAAATTTAAGTGAGAAAGTTGCAATCCTAGCAAATGAAAAGCTAAATCAAAATTTTGGTTTTAGCCAAAATCACAAAGAGCTAAAAACTATCCTTGATAGCATAAAAAACGATCTAAAAACGCTAAATAACATAGGCGATGAAGCAGGGCTTGTAAAAGCGTTTAATGAGATGAGCGATGTCTCAAAGGATGGCAGCTTGCAAGATAAGCTCCAAAGTGCGGCGAGGCGTCTTGCTCATAGCCTAAGTCTTGCTGATGCTAAGGCAAGTTTGGCTAAAAATGAGCTAAGTGAGAGCAAGGCGCTTTTAAAGCAGTTAAATCTCGCTACAAACGATATAAATAACATTGCGACTAAAAATAGCAGCGAAATTTCAAAGGTGCTAAGCCAAGATATAAAAAGTACGCTTTTAAATATCAGTGAAAAGAGTCAAAACCCGCAAAGCGTAAATGCTGCAAATAAGATGATTTCGCAGATCGAGATGCATCAAATGATATCAAGCCTTCAAGGCGGGATCCAAACTTATATGCCTTATATTTGGGACGGCGTTGAGGGTGGAAATATAGCATTTAAGCAAGGCAAAAAGGATAAATTTTACGCTCAGATCGATCTAAATTTTAAGAAATTTGGACAGATAAATGTGATGGTTGGACTTATTGATAAAAGATATATTGATCTTTCGGTAGCTACGCAAACAAATGAGTTTAAGGAGCTAATCCTTTCAAACTCTAGCGAATTAAAACAGGCAATATCAAAGCTTGGACTCATAGTTTCAAACTTTAATATCAAAACTTTGTCAAAAGTGAAGCTAAATGATAGATTTAAAAAATTTGGTGGCCTTGATGTGGGCTTTGATAAGAAAATTTAA
- a CDS encoding FlhB-like flagellar biosynthesis protein — MQVNKKKAVALGYNRSKDNAPRVLASGAGEIANRIIDLAKEHDIPIKEDPDLIEILSKVEVDQEIPPNLYKAVAEIFSFLYKITKK, encoded by the coding sequence ATGCAAGTAAATAAGAAAAAAGCAGTAGCTCTTGGCTACAACAGATCTAAAGATAATGCTCCAAGAGTGCTGGCTAGTGGCGCTGGAGAGATAGCAAATAGAATAATTGATCTTGCAAAAGAGCATGATATACCGATCAAAGAGGATCCTGATCTTATTGAAATTTTAAGCAAGGTTGAAGTTGATCAAGAAATTCCGCCAAATTTATATAAAGCTGTTGCTGAAATTTTTAGTTTTTTATATAAGATCACAAAGAAATAA
- a CDS encoding CheB methylesterase domain-containing protein, with amino-acid sequence MAQKLILIGASTGGPGHLKKLLKNVKLNGAIIVIAQHMNKMFINSFAMQIGKECGLDVEILNERKILKENTVYVCEQNVVVSPNLPISAKPNTEEKTIYTPNVDVLFKSGVGICKSANVLAILLTGIGDDGASGLDKLYKAGAKCIAENEESAIVYGMPKRAKELNQSLKSLNLTMIKKELEDFLNAIN; translated from the coding sequence GTGGCACAAAAATTAATATTAATAGGGGCATCTACTGGCGGGCCTGGGCATTTAAAAAAGTTATTAAAAAACGTAAAACTAAATGGAGCTATCATCGTGATAGCCCAGCACATGAATAAAATGTTTATAAACTCTTTTGCCATGCAAATCGGAAAAGAGTGTGGCTTGGATGTTGAAATTTTAAATGAGAGGAAAATTTTAAAAGAAAATACCGTATATGTCTGTGAACAAAATGTAGTGGTGTCGCCAAATTTACCAATCAGTGCAAAGCCAAATACAGAAGAAAAGACTATATATACGCCAAATGTTGATGTGCTGTTTAAATCTGGAGTAGGAATTTGCAAAAGCGCAAATGTCCTAGCTATCTTGCTAACTGGCATCGGAGATGATGGTGCATCTGGGCTTGATAAGCTTTATAAGGCTGGAGCAAAATGTATAGCTGAAAATGAAGAGAGCGCGATAGTTTATGGTATGCCAAAACGTGCAAAAGAGCTAAATCAAAGCTTAAAATCATTAAATCTAACTATGATAAAAAAAGAGCTGGAGGATTTTTTAAATGCTATTAACTAA
- a CDS encoding CheR family methyltransferase: MLLTNDAKDTKTMQTNTSQDMDSFNEFMNVIKTLCGVDLEPKRDITLQRITIFIRDRQIKSFKDLVSMIRYNSSLRQDILNLVTVNETYFYRELPQLKDVIYYAKELGGARILCAPCSTGDESYSLAMLAYEMGFKQHEISIVGIDINSEAIASCQNGIFSERSLHRLSDFQKERFFTKVDDKFKIKKEILPRCEFKILNVFDDAIFNLGKFDIVLSRNMMIYFDDDFRLKCVERLHKLLKPDGRLYAGHADLVPYTPAYEKRFSNGTTYYLKK, from the coding sequence ATGCTATTAACTAATGACGCAAAAGATACAAAAACAATGCAAACAAACACTTCACAAGATATGGATAGTTTTAATGAATTTATGAACGTTATCAAAACCCTTTGCGGAGTTGATCTAGAGCCAAAAAGAGATATTACGTTGCAACGAATTACCATTTTTATTAGAGATCGTCAGATAAAAAGCTTTAAAGATCTTGTTTCGATGATAAGATATAACTCAAGCTTGCGACAAGACATTTTAAATCTAGTAACTGTAAATGAGACTTATTTTTATAGAGAGTTGCCTCAACTTAAAGATGTGATCTATTACGCAAAGGAGCTTGGAGGAGCTAGAATTTTGTGTGCTCCTTGCTCTACTGGAGACGAGTCGTATTCGCTTGCGATGCTTGCTTATGAGATGGGATTTAAACAGCATGAAATTTCAATCGTAGGTATAGACATAAACTCAGAAGCCATAGCAAGCTGTCAAAATGGCATTTTTAGTGAGAGGAGCTTGCATAGGTTAAGCGATTTTCAAAAAGAGAGATTTTTTACAAAAGTCGATGATAAATTTAAGATAAAAAAAGAAATTTTACCAAGGTGTGAGTTTAAAATTTTAAATGTTTTTGATGATGCTATTTTTAACCTAGGAAAATTTGATATCGTGCTTTCAAGAAATATGATGATCTATTTTGATGATGATTTTAGATTAAAATGCGTTGAGAGACTTCATAAATTACTTAAGCCAGATGGTAGGCTTTACGCTGGGCACGCTGATCTTGTGCCTTACACTCCAGCTTATGAAAAGCGCTTTTCAAATGGAACTACTTACTATTTAAAAAAATAA
- a CDS encoding MFS transporter encodes MKEYLKLLKEERNFRLLSIIQLICYFGVWFSHTGIFTLLIKLDAPVWAITLSAAMAFIPGVVIAPFSGILVDKFSPKPMLVIMMAVETISVFMLLFIDSLDFLWLLLLIIFVRNGTGGMYFQVEMSVLPKILSKENLKLANEIHSIIWAVSYTAGMGLAGVYIHFFGIKSAFLLDGILYIFSFGFLYFLNLQGLKPEFIEKPLKMLKNGLKYLKENRLIVHLIFLHAFVGITAYDALIALLADYKYANLLSTSLIIGLLNTSRSISLMFAPAILSKFINKNTLIFVYIGQGLGIIIWALSLWNFYLSLIGIIFAGFCTSSLWSYTYTMLQQNCKKEFYGRVIAYNDMVFLGFSALISFVIGLLYDIGLSVEMIASFMGSLFFIGAFYYHIVLKSYKIR; translated from the coding sequence TTGAAAGAATATCTTAAACTTTTAAAAGAAGAGAGAAATTTTCGCCTCTTAAGCATCATTCAGCTTATATGCTATTTTGGCGTATGGTTTTCGCACACAGGTATTTTTACACTTCTTATCAAGCTTGACGCTCCTGTTTGGGCGATCACGCTAAGTGCAGCGATGGCATTTATCCCAGGTGTTGTCATAGCTCCATTTAGTGGAATTTTAGTTGATAAATTTAGCCCAAAGCCAATGCTTGTCATCATGATGGCAGTTGAGACGATAAGCGTTTTCATGCTTCTTTTTATAGACTCACTTGATTTTTTATGGCTACTTTTACTTATCATTTTTGTTAGAAATGGCACTGGTGGAATGTATTTTCAAGTAGAGATGAGCGTGCTGCCAAAAATTTTAAGCAAAGAAAATCTCAAACTCGCAAACGAGATCCACTCCATTATCTGGGCGGTCTCATACACTGCTGGTATGGGGCTAGCTGGAGTTTATATACATTTTTTTGGGATAAAAAGCGCATTTTTGCTTGATGGCATACTATACATTTTTAGCTTTGGATTTTTATATTTTTTAAATTTGCAAGGTCTAAAGCCAGAATTTATAGAAAAACCACTAAAAATGCTAAAAAATGGGCTTAAATATCTAAAAGAAAATAGACTTATCGTGCATCTTATATTTTTGCACGCCTTTGTTGGCATTACTGCTTATGACGCATTGATCGCACTTTTGGCTGATTACAAATATGCAAATTTACTCTCGACATCATTAATTATAGGACTATTAAATACCTCAAGATCCATTTCACTTATGTTTGCTCCAGCTATACTTAGTAAATTTATAAATAAAAATACGCTTATTTTCGTATATATCGGTCAAGGCCTTGGTATCATTATTTGGGCTTTATCGCTTTGGAATTTTTATCTATCGCTTATTGGCATTATCTTCGCTGGATTTTGCACATCAAGTCTTTGGAGCTACACCTATACAATGCTTCAGCAAAACTGCAAAAAAGAATTTTATGGCCGAGTGATTGCATATAACGATATGGTTTTTCTTGGCTTTAGCGCTCTCATTTCATTTGTCATTGGACTGCTTTATGATATTGGACTTAGCGTTGAGATGATTGCAAGTTTTATGGGAAGCCTCTTTTTTATAGGGGCTTTTTACTATCACATAGTATTAAAAAGCTACAAAATAAGGTAA
- a CDS encoding copper resistance protein NlpE: MKYLFAILISFFILGCAKNENLEPKQNTQNTVKEDKPLVQADTPKKPEKLILPNSIYSSFHTILPCPNCEGIKTIITLNKDKTYTKTMLTMDKEVSLVEKNGTFDVDDSAIILKDENGNLSYFAPNKNSLLQLDDKKNKRVGVLAQIYNFEPVNKAYKDSFFAKFYKFKNKDNFLDIVIVPSKNGAKISFYSSLKNGSPLCEFSSELLYDKGIFYLLDKKGIALSIHRINNAIFLVANDKICKNAHISGRYKKDKDQKNLFGKGFFAELTNESANRDVIKIYGSKNIKRDNTKKENSYIVTNKNERIFEYTLLNGIITSIEIYSNEFKTPENISLKSNFKDIKNSLVISKFRSDKSNIYLKIDSHDILITLKNTLAKEITSLNDIPDETKIEQITLMWNQ; the protein is encoded by the coding sequence ATGAAATATCTTTTTGCCATACTTATCTCATTTTTCATCCTTGGCTGCGCAAAAAATGAAAATTTAGAGCCAAAACAAAACACACAAAATACAGTAAAAGAAGACAAACCGCTAGTTCAGGCAGATACACCAAAGAAGCCAGAAAAGCTAATACTTCCAAACTCAATTTATAGTAGTTTTCACACTATTTTGCCTTGCCCAAATTGCGAAGGCATAAAAACTATCATTACGCTAAATAAAGACAAAACCTACACAAAAACAATGCTTACTATGGATAAAGAAGTAAGCTTGGTTGAAAAAAATGGTACGTTTGATGTTGATGATAGTGCTATCATTTTAAAAGATGAAAATGGCAATCTTAGCTACTTTGCGCCAAATAAAAACTCACTTCTTCAGCTTGATGACAAGAAAAATAAGCGAGTTGGCGTGCTAGCTCAAATTTATAATTTTGAACCGGTAAATAAAGCTTACAAAGATAGTTTTTTTGCTAAATTTTATAAATTTAAAAACAAAGATAACTTTTTAGATATCGTAATCGTGCCAAGTAAAAATGGTGCGAAAATAAGTTTTTATTCATCGTTAAAAAATGGCTCGCCACTTTGCGAGTTTAGCTCTGAGCTACTTTACGACAAGGGAATTTTTTACCTTTTAGATAAAAAAGGCATTGCTCTAAGCATACACAGAATAAATAATGCAATTTTTCTAGTGGCAAATGACAAAATTTGTAAAAATGCTCACATAAGCGGACGATATAAAAAAGATAAAGATCAAAAAAATCTCTTTGGCAAAGGCTTTTTTGCAGAGCTGACAAACGAATCAGCAAATAGAGATGTGATAAAAATTTATGGCTCAAAAAATATAAAACGAGATAACACAAAAAAAGAAAACAGCTACATCGTAACAAACAAAAATGAAAGAATTTTTGAATACACCTTGCTAAATGGCATTATCACAAGCATTGAAATTTATTCAAACGAGTTTAAAACTCCAGAAAATATCAGCCTTAAATCAAATTTCAAAGATATAAAAAATTCTCTTGTCATTTCTAAATTTCGTAGTGATAAAAGCAACATCTATCTAAAAATAGATAGCCACGATATACTAATCACACTAAAAAATACACTTGCCAAAGAGATAACAAGCCTAAACGATATACCAGATGAAACAAAGATAGAGCAAATAACGCTAATGTGGAATCAATAA
- a CDS encoding copper resistance protein NlpE, which produces MKNFIFALSAALLLAGCASSSQNANIPQGKCEVKGSCMAPVSSIEGTYKAFLPCASCMGIDSTLTLKKDGTFESVMNYKSKDNYKAVSKGKYSIENGVITTIDEYKEKSFYKIEGENLKMLDMDQKEVTGELKDKYIFKRVK; this is translated from the coding sequence ATGAAAAATTTTATATTTGCACTAAGTGCGGCTCTACTTTTGGCAGGTTGTGCCTCATCTAGCCAAAACGCAAACATCCCACAAGGCAAATGTGAAGTAAAAGGTAGCTGCATGGCTCCAGTAAGCAGCATCGAGGGCACTTACAAGGCATTTTTACCTTGCGCTAGCTGCATGGGCATAGACTCAACCCTTACACTAAAAAAAGACGGCACATTTGAAAGTGTGATGAACTACAAGTCAAAAGACAACTACAAAGCCGTTAGCAAAGGCAAATACTCAATAGAAAATGGTGTGATAACAACGATTGATGAGTATAAAGAAAAAAGCTTTTATAAAATAGAAGGCGAGAACCTAAAAATGCTAGATATGGATCAAAAAGAGGTCACTGGCGAGCTAAAAGATAAATACATCTTTAAACGCGTAAAATAA